A single Xiphias gladius isolate SHS-SW01 ecotype Sanya breed wild chromosome 22, ASM1685928v1, whole genome shotgun sequence DNA region contains:
- the mfap5 gene encoding microfibril associated protein 5 has protein sequence MGSLPVVLLLCSFHVLAAVAQAQQSESTEPPGGTLPANCREEMYPCTRMYSVHKPIKRCIGGLCFYSLPRVYVINKEICMRTVCQQDEYLKAELCRELSGWPRRSERSSNRKRCLNRRSNPKTWANKA, from the exons ATGGGCAGCCTTCCAGTGGTCCTGCTCCTCTGCAGTTTCCACG TGCTCGCAGCTGTAGCCCAAGCCCAGCAGTCTG AGAGCACTGAGCCACCTGGAGGCACCTTGCCAGCCA ACTGTAGGGAGGAGATGTATCCTTGCACCAGGATGTACTCGGTTCACAAGCCCATCAAGAGATGTATTGGTGGTCTTTGTTTCTACAG CCTCCCTCGTGTCTACGTGATCAACAAGGAGATCTGCATGAGGACTGTGTGCCAACAGGATGAGTATCTGAAAG CTGAGCTGTGCAGAGAGTTGTCTGGGTGGCCCAGACGTTCTGAGAGGTCATCAAATAGGAAACGCTGTCTCAATCGCCGTAGCAACCCCAAAACCTGGGCAAACAAGGCCTGA
- the LOC120784027 gene encoding adaptin ear-binding coat-associated protein 1-like — protein sequence MATEGQFEYESVLCVKPEVNVYRIPPRASNRAIRAADWKLDTPDWTGRMRVTARGKVAYVKLEDKISGELFAQAPVEEYPGIAVETVSDSSRYFVLRIQDDNGRSAFIGIGFGDRGDAFDFNVALQDHFKWVKQEKELTKQAQAPDSTPKLDLGFKEGQTITLNIGQSKKKDRSRPQSSGGIGLLPPPPGGKLAPPPSSRSTNHNTQPSAGGSDTGCLLDLDSSNSNSVAPSNPTTTASSDLWGDFDSVSPK from the exons ATGGCGACCGAGGGTCAGTTCGAGTACGAGTCGGTCCTCTGTGTCAAACCTGAAGTCAACGTTTACCGAATCCCACCGAGAGCATCTAACCGGGCTATCAG GGCTGCAGATTGGAAGTTGGATACTCCTGACTGGACGGGACGCATGCGTGTGACGGCCCGGGGCAAAGTGGCCTACGTGAAATTGGAAGACAAAATCTCTG GGGAGTTGTTTGCCCAGGCACCAGTTGAGGAGTACCCTGGCATCGCAGTGGAAACAGTTAGTGATTCAAGCCGTTACTTTGTGCTCCGCATCCAGGATGACAATG GCCGCAGTGCTTTCATAGGCATTGGATTTGGAGACCGAGGCGACGCCTTTGACTTCAATGTTGCACTGCAAGACCACTTTAA GTGGGtgaaacaggaaaaggaacTTACCAAGCAGGCGCAGGCTCCAGACTCCACTCCGAAACTAGACTTGGGATTCAAAGAAGGACAGACCATTACTCTCAATATTGGG CAATCAAAAAAGAAGGACAGGTCTCGTCCACAGAGTTCAGGTGGCATTGggctccttcctcctcctcccgggGGCAAGCTGGCCCCACCGCCTTCATCCAGGTCTACCAATCATAATACACAGCCATCTGCAGGAGGAAGTGACACTG GTTGTTTGCTAGACCTGGACTCCAGTAACTCCAACTCAGTGGCTCCATCTAACCCCACCACCACAGCCAGCTCTGACCTGTGGGGAGACTTTGATTCGGTATCCCCCAAGTGA
- the aicda gene encoding single-stranded DNA cytosine deaminase gives MITKLDSVLLPRKKFIFHYKNVRWARGRNETYLCFVVKRRVGPDSLTFDFGHLRNRNGCHVEMLFLRYLGALCPGLWGYGVAGEGKLSYSITWFCSWSPCANCSIRLAHFLRQTPNLRLRIFVSRLYFCDMEDSQEREGLRMLKKAGVQITVMSYKDFFYCWQTFVARKESRFKAWDDMHQNSVRLARKLQRILQPCETEDLRDAFKLLGL, from the exons ATGATTACAAAGCTAGACAG TGTGCTTCTGCCCCGAAAAAAGTTCATCTTCCATTACAAGAATGTGCGCTGGGCCAGGGGCCGGAACGAGACATACCTCTGCTTTGTAGTAAAGAGGCGAGTGGGCCCAGACtccttgacctttgactttgGACATCTCCGCAATCGCAATGGCTGCCATGTAGAG ATGTTGTTTCTGCGCTACCTGGGAGCCTTGTGCCCTGGTCTGTGGGGGTATGGAGTTGCTGGAGAGGGGAAGCTCAGTTACTCAATCACCTGGTTCTGCTCCTGGTCTCCCTGTGCCAACTGCTCCATCAGACTGGCACATTTCCTCCGCCAGACACCCAACCTTCGCCTCAGGATCTTCGTCTCTCGCCTTTATTTCTGTGACATGGAAGACAGCCAAGAGAGAGAGGGCCTAAGGATGCTGAAAAAAGCTGGAGTGCAGATCACAGTCATGAGTTACAAAG ACTTCTTCTATTGCTGGCAGACCTTTGTTGCTCGTAAAGAGAGCCGCTTCAAGGCCTGGGATGACATGCACCAAAACTCTGTTCGCCTTGCCAGAAAACTTCAACGCATTCTCCAG ccATGTGAAACAGAAGATTTGAGAGATGCCTTCAAACTTCTTGGACTGTGA
- the nat14 gene encoding N-acetyltransferase 14: MVRLELDQVVMRRMREDDIEMIKDLIKEGSEGTENRLILHILTRPLCLFILAVFSSILRCLVHSFILALAIPVFLLIIFLKITMPRSTGVLGSSRPYWDYVGSSYRGTQDETLQNPYCRISGKTQLTKKPRSRIGSKDKDKEMSTEKVTPEREQAAGQVWVADCEGEILGCIFRESEKEAGIRRICRLVTGCWYRREGLGRLLVQSLEQRERETGAHRVYAHVPYPSKVGESFFRKLGYQHLGEGTDEEGDEEMKLETPERGFLGYHLTKVFYKDL, translated from the exons ATGGTGAGGCTGGAGCTGGATCAGGtggtgatgaggaggatgagggaggacGACATAGAGATGATCAAAGACCTCATCAAG GAGGGCTCGGAGGGCACAGAAAACCGTCTCATCCTCCACATCCTCACTCGTCCGCTCTGCCTCTTCATTTTGGCTGTTTTCTCCTCAATCCTACGCTGCCTTGTCCACTCCTTTATCCTGGCCCTCGCTATTCCTGTCTTCCTGCTAATTATCTTTCTCAAGATCACCATGCCACGGTCCACAGGGGTTCTGGGCAGCAGCCGCCCCTACTGGGACTATGTGGGCAGCAGCTATCGAGGAACACAGGATGAGACACTGCAGAATCCGTACTGTAGGATCAGTGGCAAGACACAACTGACAAAAAAG CCAAGAAGCAGAATTGGATCCAAAGACAAGGACAAGGAGATGTCAACAGAGAAAGTCACCCCAGAGAGGGAACAGGCAGCGGGACAGGTCTGGGTGGCAGACTGCGAGGGGGAGATCCTGGGCTGCATTTTCCGAGAGAGTGAGAAGGAAGCGGGTATCAGGAGGATCTGCAGGCTGGTGACAGGCTGCTGGTATCGCAGGGAGGGCCTGGGTCGGCTGCTTGTCCAGAGTCTGGAGCAGAGAGAGCGGGAGACTGGGGCACACAGAGTGTATGCACATGTCCCCTACCCCTCTAAGGTGGGGGAGTCCTTCTTCAGGAAACTGGGCTATCAGCACTTGGGGGAGGGGACTGATGAAGAAGGCGATGAGGAGATGAAGCTGGAGACTCCAGAGAGAGGCTTTCTTGGATACCACCTCACTAAGGTGTTTTATAAAGACCTCTGA
- the znf628 gene encoding zinc finger protein 628 — translation MANSVALVVQAELLPPQSSASLSPFPSLLGSGEDGEDDRERGELVEGDKGVVEGGEEVVLDMVTSSVSGPAQPPKQSDHPFQCLDCGKSFRWSSRLTHHQRSHNNERPYRCNLCPKAFKGSSALLYHQRSHSGEKPYKCQDCGKAFKRSSLLQVHQSVHTGVRTFLCPYCPLTFKWSSHYQYHLRQHTGECPYPCDTCPKAFKNSSSLRRHKNVHLGLKPYTCSVCNKSFTQSTNLRQHMRIHTGERPYICGECGRSFTHSSNLALHKNSHSNLNAGGKEGKRGEDARKGNEVVEVVVGAEEVTSSMLTEMVGFVSQEGTDGVGVGMEEVFLSTTSSGQNPNLLPQLTLTPSGEDVCASRAIGTEVHLSTDTGASVLLYSCGSCSHTFGTQTELEEHQAIHMAPEEHGASGEAGPGAGMEVGDGLVGAGHLLADFEEVVETTTVAENGHTTEVLLGLSEGAHSSNANVGTTQAQFDLLQSFTEVTQSSETVQPEARTTWAGLSCGYCNKTFKTSGGLNRHVSLMHSLSSQSRSQFSCSACDRSFPLLSSLLTHQHSHTPEQRLLAEAEAEIVCPPSLSLSLPLPSSPSQADKQQEGQREIHVDIIAVGEEQEEQPAKPTKAPKKSGASKSAPAGERPYRCSECGKAFKGSSGLKYHMRDHTGERPYRCTECGKSFKRSSLLSIHQRVHTGVRAFQCPHCPLTFKWSSHYQYHLRQHTGERPYVCKECGKSFKNTSCLRRHSQMHSGLRPHTCSICSKSFSQTSNLKQHERTHSGERPFQCTHCNKSFTHSSNLQLHLRTHSSRKDFKCPYCSKEFVMHSYLQRHIRTHGSGVPLPCPGGGGKEGVAVKASVGGVTTTTTLLNPITLEASGNNGSLIVSQPALNIPPNTSQNYFMIQTASGLQLIPLTSPTPAPPPPPPPPPPSQPQNFLLLQCPSNNGSQSSLILVPTTNNPPPSTEPQTLPVLQTIQALQPVLNQTQTQIPQFPTVSQQQQPTRIIITNNNNNANTLVATPTHTLSASSLLTKPILGRSTRTARGRRGRKPKATLQKSQTACISQPAGGALSVLNCNVTQSVTQTISAANTTTESSPSSESTVSHCPLSTSCTTVPTFSSSISVVPTVDTSGPPSAVTMVSPATTVATASVSTPIPATPEMKPHSHVGQMSTGETMTGKQFVLCFDNEEQAKEGMNIEEGGESYVLQFEGDASAEAVDGGMGGEGKSLVLQFKTNGQGEGEKEGDKGGMMSLLHNWGGEKQGERHTGEESSQGESYVLHFHTEAQDSGPSSATFSQGQDNSLQLSCTSTQGLMPLNGQEVVFELGGENKIGQETEEGMQMIALIEGDGGMMGEEGAGCNAASGRVTEGGGAMESIFQLESGEEIVIIEVSTSSLREGRVERGGDGEISQSSEVKYESLTAEVNEKSVKEHNSATNTEVQTSTEDTIRNGPISNSKEMKFSK, via the exons ATGGCTAACTCAGTGGCCTTAGTGGTCCAAGCAGAACTCTTACCACCGCAGTCCAGCGCCTCGCTCTCTCCTTTCCCATCCCTGCTTGGCTCAGGAGAGGATGGTGAGGACGATagggagagaggggagctgGTGGAGGGAGACAAGGGGGTAGTAGAGGGTGGAGAAGAGGTGGTTCTGGACATGGTGACATCGTCTGTGTCAGGCCCAGCCCAGCCTCCCAAGCAGTCGGACCATCCCTTTCAATGTCTGGACTGTGGCAAGAGCTTCAGGTGGTCGTCCAGGCTGACTCACCACCAGCGGAGCCACAACAATGAGAGACCCTATCGCTGCAACCTCTGCCCCAAGGCATTCAAGggctcctctgctctgctctaccACCAACG gTCTCACTCAGGGGAGAAGCCTTACAAATGTCAGGACTGTGGCAAAGCCTTCAAACGCTCCTCTCTGCTCCAG gtCCACCAGAGTGTCCACACTGGAGTGCGTACTTTCTTGTGCCCCTATTGCCCCCTGACCTTTAAATGGAGTTCTCACTACCAGTATCACCTGCGCCAGCACACTGGAGAATGCCCATACCCCTGTGACACTTGCCCCAAGGCCTTCAAGAACTCAAGCAGTCTGCGGCGTCACAAGAATGTCCATCTTGGTCTCAAACCTTACACCTGCTCGGTGTGTAACAAATCCTTCACTCAGTCCACCAACCTGAGGCAGCACATGAGGATACATACAGGTGAGAGGCCATACATCTGTGGTGAGTGTGGACGCAGCTTCACACATTCATCAAACCTGGCCCTGCACAAGAACTCTCACTCCAACCTCAACgcaggaggaaaggagggaaagaggggagaaGATGCACGGAAGGGGAATGAAGTAGTGGAGGTGGTGGTAGGGGCAGAGGAAGTGACATCGTCCATGTTGACGGAAATGGTGGGGTTTGTGAGCCAGGAAGGAACTGATGGAGTGGGAGTGGGCATGGAAGAGGTGTTCCTGTCAACCACCTCGTCTGGCCAGAATCCAAACCTTCTCCCCCAGCTCACCCTCACCCCCTCTGGGGAGGACGTGTGTGCATCTAGGGCCATCGGGACAGAGGTTCACCTGAGCACTGACACCGGGGCCAGTGTGCTGCTTTACAGCTGTGGCAGCTGCAGCCACACCTTTGGCACACAAACAGAGCTGGAGGAGCACCAGGCCATCCACATGGCTCCAGAGGAGCATGGGGCCAGTGGGGAGGCTGGGCCTGGGGCAGGGATGGAGGTTGGGGACGGGCTTGTGGGTGCTGGACACCTGCTGGCCGACtttgaggaggtggtggagactACCACAGTGGCTGAAAATGGACACACGACAGAGGTGCTTCTTGGACTGTCGGAGGGAGCACATAGCAGCAATGCA AATGTGGGCACCACCCAGGCCCAGTTTGACCTGCTGCAGAGCTTCACCGAGGTGACTCAGAGCTCTGAGACCGTTCAGCCAGAGGCCAGAACCACATGGGCAGGGCTCTCATGTGGCTACTGCAATAAGACCTTCAAGACCAGTGGAGGCCTCAATAGACATGTGTCACTG ATGCACTCTCTTTCATCACAGTCCCGCTCCCAGTTCAGCTGCTCTGCCTGCGACCGCTCCTTTCCCCTGCTCTCCTCACTCCTCACCCACCAGCACTCCCACACCCCTGAGCAGCGTCTCCTGGCTGAGGCAGAGGCTGAGATAGTGTGCCCTCcatccctttctctgtctctccccctgcCCTCCTCCCCTAGCCAAGCTGACAAGCAGCAGGAGGGCCAGAGGGAGATCCATGTCGACATCATTGCCGTTGGTGAGGAGCAAGAGGAACAGCCAGCCAAACCGACCAAAGCTCCCAAAAAATCAGGAGCCAGCAAGAGTGCTCCTGCTGGAG AGAGACCATACCGCTGTTCAGAGTGCGGAAAAGCCTTTAAAGGTTCATCAGGGCTGAAGTACCACATGAGGGATCACACTGGGGAAAGGCCCTATCGCTGCACTGAGTGTGGAAAGAGCTTCAAAAGGTCGTCACTACTTTCAATCCATCAGAGG GTACACACAGGTGTACGGGCATTCCAGTGCCCTCACTGCCCTCTCACTTTCAAATGGAGCTCACACTACCAGTACCATTTGCGGCAGCACACAGGTGAGCGGCCATATGTGTGCAAGGAGTGTGGCAAGTCCTTCAAGAACACCAGCTGTCTGCGTCGACACAGTCAGATGCACTCTGGACTACGGCCTCATACCTGCTCCATCTGCTCAAAGTCTTTCTCCCAGACATCAAACCTCAAACAG CATGAACGCACCCATTCTGGTGAGAGACCCTTTCAGTGcacacactgcaacaaaagCTTTACACACTCCTCCAACCTTCAACTCCACCTTCGCACACACTCCTCACGCAAGGACTTTAAATGCCCGTACTGCTCCAAGGAGTTCGTCATGCACTCCTACTTGCAGAGGCACATCCGTACCCATGGCAGTGGTGTTCCCCTGCCCTGCCCTGGTGGTGGAGGTAAAGAGGGTGTGGCTGTGAAAGCCAGTGTTGGAGGAGTAACAACAACCACAACCCTGCTCAACCCCATCACCCTGGAAGCCTCAGGAAACAATGGCAGCCTGATTGTGTCCCAGCCAGCGCTTAATATTCCCCCCAACACCTCCCAGAACTACTTTATGATTCAGACAGCCAGCGGCCTGCAGCTCATTCCTCTGACATCCCCTACACCtgcccctccacctcctcctccacctccacctccgtCCCAGCCCCAAAACTTCCTCCTGCTGCAGTGCCCCTCCAACAATGGCAGCCAGTCCAGCTTGATTCTTGTTCCCACAACAAACAACCCTCCACCATCTACGGAGCCTCAGACTCTGCCTGTACTCCAGACTATTCAAGCACTCCAGCCCGTCCTAAACCAAACACAGACTCAGATACCACAGTTTCCAACTGtatcacagcaacaacagccGACCAGGATCATAATCaccaacaacaataacaatgcaAACACTCTTGTTgccacaccaacacacacccTGTCAGCTAGCTCCCTACTGACTAAACCCATATTAGGGAGAAGCACACGGACAGCACGGGGCAGACGTGGGCGCAAACCAAAAGCTACTCTTCAGAAGTCTCAAACAGCTTGTATCAGTCAACCTGCAGGTGGAGCTTTGTCAGTATTGAACTGTAATGTGACACAAAGTGTCACACAGACTATTAGTGCTGCTAACACTACCACAGAGTCATCACCATCATCTGAATCCACAGTTTCCCACTGTCCCTTGTCAACATCTTGCACTACTGTCCCAACATTTTCATCTTCCATCTCTGTAGTCCCCACGGTGGACACCTCAGGACCCCCATCAGCTGTTACCATGGTTTCACCAGCCACCACAGTAGCGACAGCATCAGTTTCTACTCCTATTCCTGCTACTCCGGAAATGAAACCTCATAGCCATGTTGGGCAAATGAGTACAGGGGAGACTATGACAGGGAAAcagtttgtgttatgttttgatAATGAAGAACAGGCAAAGGAAGGGATGAATATTGAGGAAGGTGGGGAGTCATATGTATTACAGTTTGAAGGGGATGCATCAGCAGAGGCAGTCGATGGCGGAATGGGTGGAGAGGGTAAGTCACTTGTGCTTCAGTTTAAGACAAATGGCCAAGGtgaaggagaaaaggagggggATAAGGGTGGGATGATGTCACTCTTGCACAACTGGGGTGGAGAAAAGCAGGGCGAGAGACAtacaggagaggagagcagccaGGGAGAGTCTTATGTCCTCCATTTCCATACTGAGGCACAGGACAGCGGTCCTTCCAGTGCCACCTTCAGCCAAGGGCAAGACAACAGCCTGCAGCTTTCCTGCACATCAACCCAAGGTTTGATGCCCCTTAATGGGCAGGAGGTGGTGTTTGAACTCGGGGGTGAGAACAAAATTGGGCAGGAAACTGAGGAGGGTATGCAGATGATAGCCCTGATAGAAGGTGACGGGGGAATGATGGGAGAAGAAGGGGCAGGTTGCAATGCTGCAAGTGGTAGGGTTACTGAGGGTGGAGGGGCCATGGAAAGTATTTTTCAGCTGGAAAGTGGAGAGGAAATTGTCATAATTGAGGTCAGCACCAGTAGCTTAAGGGAAGGgagggtggagagaggaggggatgggGAGATCTCACAAAGTAGTGAGGTAAAATATGAGAGTTTAACTGCAGAGGTGAATGAAAAGTCTGTAAAGGAACACAACTCTGCAACCAATACAGAGGTACAGACATCAACTGAAGACACAATAAGAAATGGACCTATATCTAACTCTAAAGAGATGAAGTTCTCTAAATGA
- the il11a gene encoding uncharacterized protein il11a translates to MKLLLDSSSSLLFSLLLAQLPVLTSASPVPQRRPSDMDKLSNQTKNLMKLTQELLREHAFDSDVEPHRFRSLPEMSNRSASDLNNLELKPTLSQLHADLKLYEHHFEWLNKVSKKHHHPAVPKLVEMIREMKSLITLLHRQMQRVEAPRLTPATPSLPPHLPYQFDVLQSSHELLQHFKLFCDWAYRAFISLKPKVTAVQ, encoded by the exons ATGAAAT TGCTGCTCGACTCCTCCTCGTCGCTCCTCTTCTCGCTGCTATTGGCTCAGCTCCCTGTGCTCACGTCTGCCTCTCCAGTACCGCAGCGGCGGCCCAGTGACATGGATAAACTTTCCAATCAGACCAAAAATCTAATGAAGCTCACCCAAGAACTGCTG AGGGAGCATGCATTTGACTCAGATGTGGAGCCCCACAGGTTCAGGTCTCTGCCAGAAATGAGCAACAGATCAGCCAGTGACCTCAACAATCTTGAG CTGAAGCCCACACTCTCTCAGCTGCATGCTGACCTGAAGCTGTATGAGCACCACTTTGAGTGGCTGAACAAGGTTTCAAAGAAGCACCACCACCCTGCAGTGCCCAAGCTGGTGGAGATGATCAGAGAAATGAAATCTCTCATCACCCTGCTGCACCGTCAG ATGCAGAGAGTTGAAGCACCGAGGCTCACTCCGGCgaccccctccctcccccctcacCTCCCTTATCAGTTTGATGTCTTGCAGTCCAGCCATGAGCTTCTTCAACACTTCAAGCTCTTCTGTGATTGGGCATACAGAGCATTCATCAGCCTCAAGCCCAAAGTTACTGCAGTACAATGA